Proteins encoded within one genomic window of Mya arenaria isolate MELC-2E11 chromosome 13, ASM2691426v1:
- the LOC128213756 gene encoding uncharacterized protein LOC128213756 isoform X2, with the protein MGEVSNENLTMNNLSPEGNYKMNPNIQKLNFPAGVVLSMLFVLVLVTLHETFTYWIQHKWKINRSLKTFRSKYDQQAAESRFHLIATLNKLLTTTLLYLMVLCIVSRNIWILVSAILGKGVGYLLFRPFVSAYVNVGFEKNKERRTCIEMRHVNGTVSGNNIELICPLIEASC; encoded by the exons ATGGGAGAAGTGTCAAACGAAAATTTAACCATGAATAACCTCAGCCCTGAAGGAAATTATAAGATGAATCCAAATATTCAGAAA CTTAATTTCCCTGCAG GTGTTGTGCTGTCGATGTTGTTCGTTCTGGTGTTAGTGACGTTGCATGAAACATTTACCTATTGGattcaacacaaatggaaaatcAACCGTAGTCTGAAGACTTTTAG gtCAAAATATGACCAACAGGCGGCTGAAAGtcgttttcatttaattgcTACACTAAACAAACTGTTGACAACTACCCTCTTGTATCTTATGGTGCTATGTATCGTGTCAAGAAACATTTGGATTCTTGTTTCCGCTATTTTGGGAAAAGGTGTTGGATATCTTCTCTTCCGCCCATTCGTGTCGGCGTACGTCAATGTCGGTTTCGAAAAGAACAAGGAGCGACGTACGTGCATTGAAATGAGACATGTTAATGGAACTGTGTCCGGAAACAATATAGAATTAATATGCCCACTAATCGAGGCTTCGTGTTAA
- the LOC128213757 gene encoding uncharacterized protein LOC128213757, with protein sequence MMYENMTHTGHLHTANGHMTPGGITHGHMAHGNMESGHMTPRGITHEHRAHGNMESGHMTHGGIKHGHMAHGKMVFSASYQSDFILKDVKISTVGGIVGAMLVVILLAAFLEGFKHWLYIRQRNGSDHTQVKGKSRQFTSFWDNIARITASLHKMLSVTVGYLLMLCVMTMNVWMLVSAVIGAGVGYLLLRPAVSACFAMRRSKHDCNEIGKREEMNLVKH encoded by the exons ATGATGTACGAGAACATGACACACACAGGACACTTACACACGGCCAACGGTCACATGACTCCTGGAGGAATAACACATGGTCACATGGCGCACGGAAACATGGAAAGCGGTCACATGACTCCTCGAGGGATAACACATGAACACAGGGCGCATGGGAACATGGAAAGCGGCCACATGACCCATGGAGGGATAAAACATGGACACATGGCGCACGGGAAAATG GTTTTTAGCGCTTCATATCAGAGCGATTTCATCTTAAAAGATGTGAAGATTTCCACTGTTGGCG GTATAGTAGGAGCTATGCTAGTCGTGATTTTACTGGCAGCCTTTCTAGAGGGATTCAAACATTGGCTTTACATTCGACAGAGAAATGGATCAGACCACACTCAAGTTAAAGGGAA ATCAAGACAATTCACTTCCTTTTGGGACAACATTGCTCGTATTACTGCTTCACTACACAAGATGCTATCGGTGACCGTCGGCTATCTTCTGATGCTGTGTGTCATGACAATGAACGTGTGGATGCTGGTTTCTGCTGTAATTGGCGCTGGAGTAGGCTACTTACTCCTACGTCCTGCTGTAAGTGCCTGCTTTGCCATGAGAAGAAGCAAGCATGATTGCAATGAAATAGGGAAACGTGAGGAAATGAATTTGGTAAAACAttga
- the LOC128213756 gene encoding uncharacterized protein LOC128213756 isoform X1: MGEVSNENLTMNNLSPEGNYKMNPNIQKYFSTENHGDFIIKGLQLNFPAGVVLSMLFVLVLVTLHETFTYWIQHKWKINRSLKTFRSKYDQQAAESRFHLIATLNKLLTTTLLYLMVLCIVSRNIWILVSAILGKGVGYLLFRPFVSAYVNVGFEKNKERRTCIEMRHVNGTVSGNNIELICPLIEASC; the protein is encoded by the exons ATGGGAGAAGTGTCAAACGAAAATTTAACCATGAATAACCTCAGCCCTGAAGGAAATTATAAGATGAATCCAAATATTCAGAAA tATTTCAGCACAGAAAATCATGGAgattttattattaaaggatTGCAGCTTAATTTCCCTGCAG GTGTTGTGCTGTCGATGTTGTTCGTTCTGGTGTTAGTGACGTTGCATGAAACATTTACCTATTGGattcaacacaaatggaaaatcAACCGTAGTCTGAAGACTTTTAG gtCAAAATATGACCAACAGGCGGCTGAAAGtcgttttcatttaattgcTACACTAAACAAACTGTTGACAACTACCCTCTTGTATCTTATGGTGCTATGTATCGTGTCAAGAAACATTTGGATTCTTGTTTCCGCTATTTTGGGAAAAGGTGTTGGATATCTTCTCTTCCGCCCATTCGTGTCGGCGTACGTCAATGTCGGTTTCGAAAAGAACAAGGAGCGACGTACGTGCATTGAAATGAGACATGTTAATGGAACTGTGTCCGGAAACAATATAGAATTAATATGCCCACTAATCGAGGCTTCGTGTTAA